One genomic window of Manihot esculenta cultivar AM560-2 chromosome 16, M.esculenta_v8, whole genome shotgun sequence includes the following:
- the LOC110603412 gene encoding uncharacterized protein LOC110603412, whose product MCSSKAKVTIGVDMTPAVAKINGRPVLQPTCNRVPTLERLNSLKKILPKSPPPPPPPPPPSVAPLSPKSKSPRPAAIKRGSDPNGLNSSSEKVVIPRNTIKAPGLERKKSKSFKESSVSSSSWSSAEASLSYSSSLIVEAPGSIAAVRREQMALQHAQRKMRIAHYGRSKSAKFESNVAPLDSSTTKPEEEEKRCSFITTNSDPIYIAYHDQEWGVPVHDDKLLFELLVLSGAQVGSDWTSILKKRQDFRDAFSGFDAETVANISEKQMMSISAEYGIDISRVRGVVDNSNRIIEIKKEFGSFEKYIWGFVNKKPISTQYKFAHKIPVKTSKSESISKDMVRRGFWFVGPTVVHSFMQAAGLTNDHLISCHRHLPCTLLGALQPTAQAKHSL is encoded by the exons ATGTGCAGCTCTAAGGCTAAGGTGACCATTGGTGTTGATATGACTCCGGCGGTGGCCAAGATCAATGGCCGCCCGGTCCTTCAACCCACTTGTAATCGTGTTCCTACCCTTGAAAGGCTTAATTCCCTGAAGAAAATTTTACCAAAGtctccacctcctcctccaccacctccaccaccaagCGTTGCTCCTTTGTCTCCGAAGTCTAAGTCACCAAGACCAGCAGCTATCAAGAGAGGAAGTGATCCTAATGGCTTGAATTCAAGTTCTGAGAAGGTTGTAATTCCAAGAAACACCATAAAAGCTCCAGGATTAGAGAGGAAGAAATctaaaagttttaaagaaagcAGTGTCTCTTCTTCCTCTTGGTCTTCTGCAGAAGCGTCATTGagttattcttcttctttaatcGTTGAAGCTCCAGGAAGCATTGCTGCTGTAAGACGAGAACAAATGGCTCTTCAACATGCACAGAGAAAGATGAGAATTGCTCATTATGGAAGATCAAAGTCTGCCAAGTTTGAATCCAACGTTGCTCCTTTAGATTCTTCAACCACCAAGCCTGAAGAGGAGGAGAAAAGATGCAGTTTCATTACAACAAATTCTG ATCCCATCTATATTGCTTACCATGATCAAGAATGGGGAGTTCCTGTCCATGATGATAA GTTGTTGTTTGAATTGCTAGTCTTAAGTGGTGCTCAGGTGGGTTCAGATTGGACTTCAATCTTGAAGAAACGTCaagacttcag AGATGCATTTTCTGGTTTTGATGCAGAAACTGTGGCCAATATCTCTGAAAAACAAATGATGTCAATCAGTGCAGAATATGGAATTGATATAAGCAGAGTTCGAGGTGTTGTTGACAACTCTAACAGAATTATTGag ATAAAGAAGGAATTTGGATCGTTTGAGAAATATATATGGGGATTTGTGAACAAGAAGCCAATCTCAACCCAGTACAAATTTGCACACAAGATACCAGTGAAGACTTCAAAATCCGAGAGTATAAGCAAAGACATGGTGAGAAGGGGATTTTGGTTCGTGGGTCCAACAGTGGTTCACTCATTCATGCAAGCAGCTGGCTTGACCAATGACCACTTGATTAGTTGCCACAGACACCTCCCATGCACCCTATTGGGTGCACTGCAGCCAACCGCACAAGCCAAGCACAGCCTATAG